The following are encoded in a window of Cydia splendana chromosome 6, ilCydSple1.2, whole genome shotgun sequence genomic DNA:
- the LOC134791584 gene encoding uncharacterized protein LOC134791584 — protein MLKYQQYRPWSMWWRRHSGWRARAALLLALAALLALRVPVASELSAELRAPPHKLAALLADFNSLRLLYPHISSSWKLESQWSNYTSWRYSLSFSCGARCSGAARVRAHDEYAAGPAHGSAHAHRGDFTIHTCRKLPLFFWPDFCEELEVEWFVGGGEGGEGGEGAARYVERARSRRALGAALLGWLGLGLGGGGGLATARADHLRALRETFH, from the exons atgttgAAGTACCAG CAATACCGCCCTTGGAGCATGTGGTGGCGACGTCACTCGGGCtggcgggcgcgggcggcgctgctGCTGGCGCTGGCGGCGCTGCTGGCGCTGCGCGTGCCCGTCGCCAGCGAGCTGTCGGCCGAGCTGCGTGCGCCGCCACACAAACTCGCCGCGCTCCTCGCCGACTTCAATAGCCTGCGGTTGCTCTACCCACATAT CAGTTCATCCTGGAAGCTAGAATCCCAATGGAGCAACTACACGTCGTGGCGCTACTCGCTGTCGTTCTCGTGCGGCGCGCGCTGCTCGGGCGCGGCGCGTGTGCGCGCGCACGACGAGTACGCGGCCGGCCCGGCGcacggctccgcgcacgcgcACAGGGGGGACTTTACTATACACACCTGCCGCAAGCTGCCGCTCTTCTTCTGGCCTGATTTCTGTG AGGAGCTGGAAGTGGAGTGGTTCGTGGGCGGCGGGGAGGGCGGGGAGGGCGGGGAGGGCGCGGCGCGGTACGTGGAGCGCGCTCGGAGCCGGCGCGCGCTGGGCGCGGCGCTGCTCGGCTGGCTCGGGCTCGggctcggcggcggcggcgggctggCCACCGCGCGCGCCGACCATCTGCGCGCGCTGAGGGAAACCTTCCACTGA